TATACGAGGGAATGTAGAGAGTGGGTAAACGGGTTTTCCTGGCATCACACGTTAATTTCCTTTCGCAGTTCATACGGACAGAACTTGGACACCACCACATATCTTCCAGAGACATTATTTTGCATCGTCTTATGCATTGCTGGACTGGTTCTCTTTTCGCTTTTGATTGGAAACATGGAGGTAAGACTAGGAGAAACTATGTTGATTTGTAGAAGTAATACAAATACCGATTTTGGTTAACGAGCATGTTTTTTTTCCTTGTCAAAGACGTACTTGTCATCAATGACAGTTAGACTTGAAGAATGGAGGATTCGGAAAAGAGATACCGAGGAGTGGATGAGGCATCGCCAGTTACCACCACATTTGCAGCAACGTATCCGTCGTTTTGTTCAATATAAATGGCTTGCAACAAGAGGAGTTGATGAAGAAGCCATAATGCTTTCGTTACCTTTGGATCTTCGTCGAGAAATTCAACATCACTTGTGTCTTTCTCTCGTGCGGCGTGTATGTCTCTCCCATTCCTTGATGTGATGCTGCAAATACATAGCAATGCAATACTAAGTGAATAGCAGTTGAGAAAGCAAATTGCATGTAACATTGTATTTATTGGTTGAAAAACTTGCTTTATTAACATTTGTACAGGTCCCCTTTTTCTCCCAAATGGACGATCAACTTCTTGATGCAATTTGTGAACGTCTTTCATCATCACTAAGCACTGAAGGCACCTACATATTTCGAGAGGGTGATCCGGTGGATGAAATGTTGTTTATCATCAGAGGGCAATTGGAGAGTTCCACGACCAACGGAGGAAGGTCTGGATTCTTCAACTGCATCAAACTCAGGCCTGGTGACTTTTGCGGAGAGGAATTGCTGACATGGGCCCTAATGCCAAACTCAACCCTCAACCTACCTTCTTCTACTCGAACTGTCAAAGCTCTTTCTGAAGTTGAAGCTTTTTCACTACAAGCAGAGGATCTTAAATTTGTGGCAAGTCAGTTCAAGCGCCTTCACAGCAAGAAACTGCAGCATGCGTTTAGGTATTATTCCCATCAATGGAGAACATGGGGTGCTTGCTTCATACAAGCTGCTTGGAGACGATATCAGAAAAGAAAGGCAACAAGGGAGTTATCCCTGAAAGAGGGTCTCTACTACCTGTCTTTGCCTGAGACGGAAGAAAGTGGACATTTGGAGGATGATGAAACCGGGGAATCCTCAGGGATAACGAAAAAGGTTCAGAATCTTGGTGCAACTGTCTTGGCATCAAAGTTTGCTGCCAATACAAGGAAAGGAGCACATAAACTACCCGATCCTGTGCCCCAGTTGTTCAAGCCAGACGAACCTGATTTTTCTTTAGACCATGAACTTTAGTGGTGAGCACAAGAACCAATCATCAGTCCAAAAACGTATTAAACACTGGTTCAATAGGAAGTTTTATGACTTGGATGTAAATGGTACCAGTAGAATAGTAACCTGATCACATTTTTCTTAACTCTTTCTTTATTTGCATTCATTTGCACCAACTGTATCATATACAAGGTTACCCATGACATTTAGAACCTTTCTTTATCACTTGAACTCTCTTCTCCCTTTCATACTCTTTCGTCATGCTTTTCGTAGTACTCTTTCTGGTTTGTGATCCTTGGTTCATGATCACATGAACTCCTGATATGTATTTTATCTTCTAGCGCGCCTTACACCTATATGAATGCAATTACGCCTCTAACTTATAATATAACTGGTATATTAGTTTGTCTATTACACCCATGTGTGAATCCTACATTGTGCACCCATgattaaataatgtaaaagttACACTACAAATTAGATTTAATTCTATATTTTCTTAACAACCTTTTTTACaaccaaaattattttaagtcttaaaaTTAGTGCTATAAtctattttttgtaattttccatttttatagACTTATAAACATACCTTTCtatattattatgatttgtttgtttagatattttaaagtatatttttaacttaatcttatttttagatttatgagtcttcaaaataatatatttaacaaattaaaatagaatgagTTTGTAGAAATAAAACATTTAGGTTCCAGTTAACGTATGCGTATAAAGTACGAAGAAATAACAAACCGCCTTAGAAGAAATAGTTTTTTAAGTTGAAGGCGCAGGCCTTATGACTAGGATGGAGAAAAAATATGCGTCCGGAGATATCTTTGGATAAAGTCCACCAAGAATAGTTATTATAGGTGGATATTTATTATCCGTGAGTaaagggtattttaatatcttGTAGATATTTATATCTGCATATCAGAGTGTTTCATTTTacacctccaacatctcatcttacatttctaaaaattacatttttaattttctaacatTTAAATCTCtcacttttctaaaaattttattttttaataaatatatttttattttcttctctcttattaaaaacactttaataaatactttttatttcttttctttcttattaaagttCCTCTACAtcatcttaataataataatttaatttaatttaaaatttaaatattatttaatataattttatattttaataattattaaaatatgatttatatcttaataataattatattaaatacataaaaattaaataattaaaacaaaagtaataatgataaaaataaaaaataaaataataataaaaataatataaaatttgatttaatatattcaaatatattaaattatattaaaatattacaataaattaaacagttattaaattttaaataaaacaaaatttttaaattttatttattgaataccgtaaaatatgttaatagttttttatttaaaatttaataaatatttaatttaattaaaaataataatattatatattatattttttaatttaataattattaaaatattatttatattttataataatttattaaaaaagtaaaataaaataactaaaataaaagtaatgataatcaaaataaaaataatatttaaaattacattaaaaatatttaaatatattatattatattaaaatattaatttaattaaataattattaaaatttaaataaaaaataaatttaaaatttgttaatcggATATAGAAATCCGATGATACATGAATCGGATATGGATATCCGATTAAGAAttaagattttgtattttatttaattttaatatttatttaatttaatttaatataatttaacatatttatatatatttaatgtagttttaaatattatttttatttttattgttattatttttattattatttttaataattttaataaaattattataaaaatatatattatattttaataattattaaaatataataaataatattataatttttaattaaattaaatatttattaaattttaaataaagaaaactgttagcatatttaaaatttttgtttttatttaaaatttaataagtgtttaatttattgtaatattttaatataatttaatatatttgaatatattaaatcaaattttatattatttttattattattttattttttatttttatcattattacttttattttagttatttgatttttatttatttaatataattattattaagatataaatcatattttaataattattaaaatataaaattatgttaaataatatttaaattttaaattaaattagattattattattaagatggGGACTTtaataaggaagaaaaaaaaataaaaagaatatttattagaGTGTCTttaataagagaaagaaaaataaaaatatatttattaaaaaataaaaattttagaaaagtGGGAGGTGGGAAtatcaaaaagttaaaaataaaatttttgaaaatgtatttgatgagatgttggaggtgtaggatgaaacactcgaACCACCACGATAATTGAACTTGGCGAAGGTGTTGTGCTACCGGTAGATGTCCAACCCAGCTCCAcaatttatatatgttattttttatttaattagggAATACACAAATAACAATTTAAGACAACTAAATAATAGCAATTGATGCAGCATAAACACGATTATATATATTGGACAAAACAAGCAAAcactaattatatttaagattttgataaacaattttttcacaATAAGTTAtgtgttattatattttattgacttgaatttattttaaaatactatttgaaACGGACCTAAAAAACAGTTGTAAAAAAGAAAGTTGTTAAATTCGTTTGAAATAAAATCACTCTTTATCTCGAGAATCACATCCCTCGGTCAGCAGTGACTCCAACGTTGACCACGATGAACCACCCTCTTGCGTAGCGAATTTTGCCTTCTCAGCCAATTCCCTGACTTTCTGTCTTGCTTTTCTCCCCTTGTCCCCTTCCATCATCTCCATCACCGTCTTCTTTAGCCCTTCCCTTTTCACAAACCCTCTCACTGATCCATCACACGTTTCCACCCTCAGCCCCACCTTCACCTCCTCTTCCACCATTCTCGCATTCAAATACTGCTCTGCCATCATTGGCCACGCCAAAATAGGAACCCCAGCGCACACGCTCTCCAGCACCGAGTTCCACCCACAGTGGCTCACAAACCCTTCCACACTCCCATGCATCAGAATCTCTCTCTGATCCACCCACTCTCTCACCACCATCCCTCTACCCTTCACCCTTTCTTCAAACCCATCAGGAACACCCCACTCCTCTTTCCTCATCACCCACAGGAAACTCACCTCCGATTCTTCCAACCCCAATGCTATCTCTCCCAGTTGCTCAACTGAAATCTCAGCTTGCGACCCAAACGCCACGTACAGAACATGGCGCTTTTCTTCAAGCTTCTGGTCCAACCACGTCACCCACCTGGGTTTCAGACCTTCATCAGGGTAAACCTTCGGCGTCCATTCAGCCAAACAAAGAGGGCCAACGCACCAACCTTTAGGAGAAGACCCCGCTTTCAAGTAATCAACAAAGGTAGACTCAAGCTCGTAGAAGCTGTTAACCAACATGCCATGACTGCGATGTGTGGATGATATTGAATTCATGTTGAACTTGTGTGCAACATTATTGGGGTTAGGGTTTCTGAAGGAAGGGTCAAAGTCTTCTTTGCAGACTCTGATCCACGGGAACTGAGTCAACGCAACTAACTCGTTGTCCGGTTGGGAGCCGTTAAGAATCCCCTTTGTCATTGCTTCAATGGAAACGCTTGAACTGTAGCAGTTCATGCCGTAGTAGACAAACCGGGGGATTCCGAACATAGTGGCTGAGTCTAGAGTCCACCAGAGGAAGCCGTCGGTGACCATGAAGTTTACAGGTGGAAGTGTCTGGAGGAGTTGTTCGAACTGAGGTTGTATCGCTGAAGTGGCAGTGGCGAACTCGTAGAAGAGTGAAATGGAGGGAAGCTTGTCTGTGCTCTCCACTCCAACGGGGATGTTTGTGACGGTGGGGAACGACAGCGTGACCACGGAGGCGGTGGTTCCCTCTAGGAACTCCGTGATGAAAGGGTGGTTGGCGGGGGTGGTGACGACGGTGACAGATATGGAACGACGGAGGAGGAGTTGGGCGAAGTGGAGAAGGGGTATGGTGTGCCCTTTTGACATGAACGGGAAGAGAAGAACGTGGGAACGTGTGCCATCGGAAGGAATTAGACCCATTCCTTTTTCAGCCTAACCTTCTCTGTAACTTGTCACAAGCTTATTCGGTGATGTGTCGGGGACCGAAGTCACTGGGCATGGGACGTATTGTATTAGCTACATTTTCATTTATAGGCTATCTATTATTCCTGTTTATTAATATGTGAATTTAGGGAGGAATAATGGAACTTTATCTTTCTTTGTGATGTCATTTCAAGTCTAAAATATCTATTTTGTAGACGTCACTCCAgtttccaatatatatatatatatatatatatatatatatatatatatatatatatatatatatatatatatatatatatatatatatatatatatatatatatatataataaattggtagataaattaagatttaatataaaatttacatacATTTTTTTGACCGATAAACCCTTGTTACTCACAGATTTTGCATGATTTAACaacaaactattttttttaaatccatgtataaattaaaacatctttcatataaaatttatatatggattttgaaaaagaaaatattacaaaaattgaattttaaagaaTACTATGTCTTTTATTGTATCGTTTTTGGTTCTTTTGTAAAGAAAAGTCCGAGAAGAATATGCCCTCTTGCTGCTTCCAATTTTATATTGAGGCACATGTGTCTTGTTATGTCTCGAATCAAATTCCATTTGTCATTCACTCTAAAAAAGATAGATTTACCAAtcaatttttatagaaaattataaaaattcatcaataataatgttatttataagATTTACCAACATATATCATCCTTAATAACTAATGACGAATATATTTATCAGTTATCgataaatatatttgttgttaattatcgatgaattatatttatcaataataacatCATTTAGGTATGAGCTACAAGCTTAGATGGTTGAGCTATCGAGTTCATCTTGTTGAATTGTCAAGCTCATCCATAACTATGTTCCTCCACTAAATAAACACAACTAATAAACTCAACTCAATCATAAATGAGTtgttaatatgaaattattcGTCAGTTCAGAATATAAACAAAACGTTTAAAAACTGAGAAAAAGAACTTCATTATTCACTCAACATCGTGTTTTCAGAAAATAGTCTATGGTGAAGAACCCCACAAAATTTCAACAACAATGTTGGTAGCTTCagcaaataaaagaaatacttcTTTAACTCTCACAAGAATCTCCCTTTTAAAAGCCCTCTTCTCTCTATTGCAACCCTTTCCCAACATCTAACTACATCGCAAACCTTTTCACAAAACTTGCAAAAGGGCGTCTATAACATTGCTATGTTAATTGCAAACAAAAATCACCAAAATAACAATATCATAGAGTTAAGCTTAAAATTGGTAGGGCCAGGCTTAAAAATGGTAGGGTCGaccttaaaataattatgattgaGCTTAAATGGATCACATTATGCTTGGCAAGTCTCCAACACGCACTCTAATGCCAACACCTGCAAGTACAGATCACATGAATTCAAAAACACTATCACCTTTGGAATCTTGCAATTTGATTTGATCTCATCTACTAGAGGGAATCTAATGGACATCATCAATAAGCACAAGACCAACTTGCTCGTGAACTCAGTCTGCACACTTTTCATCTAGGAGAATCATTTCAAGCAAGGAAAATAGCTTGGGATTGAGAACCAAATTCTGCAACTCGCGGTTAAAGCCTTGGGAGATTCGATATTGGAACTGA
This sequence is a window from Vigna angularis cultivar LongXiaoDou No.4 chromosome 2, ASM1680809v1, whole genome shotgun sequence. Protein-coding genes within it:
- the LOC108327903 gene encoding UDP-glycosyltransferase 90A1, encoding MGLIPSDGTRSHVLLFPFMSKGHTIPLLHFAQLLLRRSISVTVVTTPANHPFITEFLEGTTASVVTLSFPTVTNIPVGVESTDKLPSISLFYEFATATSAIQPQFEQLLQTLPPVNFMVTDGFLWWTLDSATMFGIPRFVYYGMNCYSSSVSIEAMTKGILNGSQPDNELVALTQFPWIRVCKEDFDPSFRNPNPNNVAHKFNMNSISSTHRSHGMLVNSFYELESTFVDYLKAGSSPKGWCVGPLCLAEWTPKVYPDEGLKPRWVTWLDQKLEEKRHVLYVAFGSQAEISVEQLGEIALGLEESEVSFLWVMRKEEWGVPDGFEERVKGRGMVVREWVDQREILMHGSVEGFVSHCGWNSVLESVCAGVPILAWPMMAEQYLNARMVEEEVKVGLRVETCDGSVRGFVKREGLKKTVMEMMEGDKGRKARQKVRELAEKAKFATQEGGSSWSTLESLLTEGCDSRDKE